In Rhodovulum sulfidophilum DSM 1374, the following are encoded in one genomic region:
- the xth gene encoding exodeoxyribonuclease III codes for MQIATFNINGVKARLQTVLDWLDAAAPDVALLQEIKSVDEAFPRAPFEDRGYNLETHGQKGFNGVAILSKYPLEDVRRGLPGDDEDSQARWIEATVIDKRAVRLCGLYLPNGNPAPGPKYDYKLAWMARLEARARELLATEEPLVLAGDYNVIPQDEDAARPEAWARDALALPETRAAFRRLLNLGFTEAFRAREQGPGHYSFWDYQAGAWNRNDGIRIDHMLLSPQAADLMTGCRIETELRAGEKPSDHVPVWLSLDA; via the coding sequence ATGCAGATCGCGACATTCAACATCAACGGCGTCAAGGCCCGGCTGCAGACGGTGCTCGACTGGCTCGACGCGGCCGCGCCCGACGTCGCGCTGCTGCAGGAGATCAAGTCGGTCGACGAGGCCTTCCCGCGCGCGCCGTTCGAGGATCGCGGCTACAATCTGGAAACCCACGGCCAGAAGGGCTTCAACGGCGTCGCGATCCTGTCGAAATACCCGCTCGAGGATGTCCGGCGCGGCCTGCCCGGCGATGACGAGGACAGCCAGGCGCGCTGGATCGAGGCCACCGTGATCGACAAGCGCGCGGTCCGGCTCTGCGGGCTCTACCTGCCGAACGGCAATCCGGCGCCGGGGCCGAAATACGACTACAAGCTGGCCTGGATGGCGCGGCTCGAAGCCCGCGCGCGGGAATTGCTGGCGACCGAGGAACCGCTGGTTCTGGCAGGCGATTACAACGTCATCCCGCAGGACGAGGATGCCGCCCGGCCCGAGGCCTGGGCCCGGGATGCGCTGGCCCTGCCGGAAACCCGCGCGGCCTTCCGCAGGCTGCTGAATCTCGGCTTCACCGAGGCCTTCCGCGCCCGGGAGCAGGGCCCGGGGCATTATTCGTTCTGGGATTACCAGGCCGGCGCCTGGAACCGGAATGACGGGATCCGCATTGATCACATGCTGCTCAGCCCGCAGGCGGCGGATCTGATGACCGGCTGCCGGATCGAGACCGAGCTTCGGGCGGGCGAGAAGCCCTCCGATCACGTTCCGGTCTGGCTGAGCCTCGACGCCTGA
- a CDS encoding FAD-dependent monooxygenase gives MSLGNRKITVLGAGIAGLAVATALARQGADVVVLERADAIREVGAGLQISPNGVAVLRALGLVEALAARSGRARAVVLRDFRHGNRVLKLDLGRQAKDYFFVHRADLVDILARAARAAGVQIRLLHEVTRLDFDGARPALITAQGARSSSDIVIGADGLHSVVRAALNGAVAPGFTGQVAWRAVIPARGHVPAEAHIHMGPHRHLVHYPLRGGELINIVAVEEREAWVEEGWNRPGDPDRMRTVFADFGGEVPRLLEQVHSVNLWGLFRHPVAERWYRGSSAILGDAAHPTLPFMAQGANMALEDAWVLAAALTRHPEPEAAFASYQAERRPRTQRIVEMASRNARNYHLSFPPLRVAAQTALRIGGMMAPGAALRRFDWLYDYDATLRYPAAS, from the coding sequence ATGTCGCTGGGCAATCGGAAGATCACGGTGCTCGGGGCCGGCATCGCAGGGCTGGCGGTCGCCACGGCCCTGGCCCGGCAGGGCGCCGATGTGGTGGTGCTGGAACGCGCCGACGCGATCCGCGAGGTCGGCGCGGGGCTTCAGATCAGTCCCAACGGGGTAGCGGTGCTGCGGGCTCTCGGGCTTGTCGAGGCGCTGGCCGCGCGGTCCGGGCGTGCCCGGGCGGTGGTGTTGCGCGACTTTCGCCATGGCAACCGGGTTCTGAAACTTGATCTGGGGCGGCAGGCGAAGGATTACTTCTTCGTCCATCGCGCCGATCTGGTCGACATCCTGGCAAGGGCCGCGCGGGCGGCGGGGGTGCAGATCCGGCTGTTGCACGAGGTCACGCGGCTCGATTTCGACGGCGCGCGGCCGGCATTGATCACCGCGCAGGGGGCGCGGTCCAGCAGCGACATCGTGATCGGTGCGGACGGGCTCCATTCGGTGGTGCGGGCTGCGCTGAACGGGGCGGTCGCGCCCGGTTTCACCGGTCAGGTGGCTTGGCGCGCGGTGATTCCGGCCCGCGGTCACGTCCCGGCAGAGGCCCATATCCATATGGGGCCGCACCGGCATCTTGTGCATTATCCGCTGCGCGGTGGCGAGCTGATCAACATCGTCGCCGTGGAAGAGCGCGAGGCCTGGGTCGAGGAGGGCTGGAACCGGCCCGGCGATCCCGACAGGATGCGCACGGTCTTTGCCGATTTCGGCGGCGAGGTGCCGCGCCTGCTGGAGCAGGTGCACAGCGTCAATCTGTGGGGGCTGTTCCGGCATCCGGTGGCGGAACGCTGGTATCGCGGCTCGTCGGCGATCCTGGGCGATGCCGCCCATCCGACGCTGCCCTTCATGGCGCAGGGCGCGAACATGGCGCTGGAGGATGCCTGGGTGCTGGCCGCGGCCTTGACGCGCCATCCCGAGCCAGAGGCGGCCTTCGCCTCCTATCAGGCCGAGCGGCGCCCGCGCACGCAGCGGATCGTCGAGATGGCCTCGCGCAATGCAAGGAACTACCATCTGAGCTTTCCTCCGCTCCGGGTCGCGGCCCAGACCGCCCTTCGGATCGGCGGGATGATGGCGCCGGGGGCCGCGTTGCGCCGGTTCGACTGGCTTTACGATTACGACGCCACGCTGCGCTATCCGGCGGCAAGCTGA
- the dksA gene encoding RNA polymerase-binding protein DksA — MKTEVFLPDDYRPAEDEPFMNERQLEYFRRKLIAWKNDLMNESRETLEGLQDSSRNIPDIADRASEETDRSLELRTRDRQRKLVAKIDAALRRIEEGEYGYCEETGEPISLKRLDARPIATLSLEAQERHERREKVHRDD; from the coding sequence ATGAAAACCGAAGTTTTCTTGCCCGACGATTATCGTCCCGCCGAGGACGAACCGTTCATGAACGAACGCCAGCTTGAATATTTTCGCCGCAAGCTCATTGCCTGGAAGAACGACCTCATGAACGAAAGCCGGGAGACACTGGAAGGTCTCCAGGATTCGAGCCGCAACATTCCCGACATTGCCGACCGTGCCAGCGAAGAGACCGACCGCTCGCTGGAATTGCGGACCCGGGACCGGCAGCGCAAACTGGTTGCCAAGATCGACGCGGCGCTTCGGCGGATCGAAGAGGGTGAATACGGTTATTGCGAGGAAACCGGCGAGCCGATTTCTCTCAAGCGGCTCGATGCCCGTCCGATCGCGACCCTGAGCCTCGAGGCCCAGGAACGGCACGAGCGGCGTGAAAAGGTTCATCGCGACGACTGA
- a CDS encoding AAA family ATPase encodes MKFGSTDAYVAADDLSVAVNAAVTLERPLLVKGEPGTGKTELARQVAQSLGMPLIEWHIKSTTRAQQGLYEYDAVSRLRDSQLGDARVHDVANYIRRGKLWQAFAAPGRVVLLIDEIDKADIEFPNDLLQELDRMEFHVYETGETVKALERPVVIITSNNEKELPDAFLRRCFFHYIRFPDLDTMKKIVEVHHPGIKQDLLHVALTRFYEIRETDGLKKRPSTSEVLDWLKLLLAEDMSSEDLRKEGRSALPKLHGALLKNEQDVQLFERLAFMARRGI; translated from the coding sequence ATGAAATTCGGCTCTACCGACGCCTATGTCGCGGCTGACGACCTGTCTGTCGCCGTGAATGCCGCAGTCACGCTGGAGCGCCCGCTGCTGGTGAAGGGCGAACCGGGGACCGGCAAGACCGAGCTTGCGCGACAGGTTGCACAATCGCTGGGCATGCCGCTGATCGAGTGGCATATCAAATCCACGACCCGCGCCCAGCAGGGCCTGTACGAATACGATGCGGTGAGTCGGCTGCGCGACAGCCAGCTCGGCGATGCCCGGGTGCATGACGTTGCCAACTACATCCGCCGCGGCAAGCTCTGGCAGGCCTTCGCCGCGCCCGGCCGGGTCGTGCTGCTGATCGATGAAATAGACAAGGCGGATATAGAATTTCCGAACGATCTTTTGCAGGAACTCGACCGGATGGAGTTTCATGTCTACGAGACCGGCGAAACCGTGAAAGCGCTGGAACGTCCGGTTGTCATAATTACGTCGAATAACGAAAAGGAATTGCCCGACGCATTCCTGCGCCGCTGTTTCTTCCACTATATCCGTTTCCCCGATCTCGACACGATGAAGAAGATCGTCGAGGTCCATCACCCGGGGATAAAGCAGGATCTCCTGCATGTCGCGCTGACCCGCTTCTACGAGATCCGCGAGACCGACGGGCTGAAGAAGCGGCCCTCGACCTCCGAGGTACTCGACTGGCTCAAGCTGCTGCTGGCCGAGGACATGTCGTCCGAGGATCTGCGCAAGGAGGGCCGCTCGGCGCTGCCGAAGCTGCATGGCGCGCTTTTGAAGAACGAGCAGGACGTGCAGCTTTTCGAACGGCTGGCCTTCATGGCGCGGCGCGGGATCTAG
- the aroB gene encoding 3-dehydroquinate synthase, which produces MSATIETVHVALPGREYDIRIGEGLLARAGAEIGPLLQRPRVAILTDETVAARHLEAFRAGLGPIEAPALALPAGEATKCWEQFGRAVEWLIEEKIERRDIVVALGGGVIGDLAGFAAAVLRRGVRFVQVPTTLLAQVDSSVGGKTGINSPRGKNLIGAFHQPALVLADTGVLETLAPRDFLAGYGEVVKYGLLGDATFFDWLEAQGPALAGGDTAARIAAVKRSCEMKARIVERDETEQGDRALLNLGHTFGHALEAATGYSDRLLHGEGVAIGCALAFELSARMGLCSQEDPSRVRAHLDAMGMKKDLADIPGDLPDAEALIALMAQDKKVLDGKLRFVLARGIGAAFVAPEVDAGQLRDLLDEALAGR; this is translated from the coding sequence GTGAGCGCAACGATTGAAACGGTGCATGTGGCCCTGCCGGGGCGCGAGTATGACATCCGCATCGGCGAGGGGCTCCTGGCCCGGGCCGGGGCCGAGATCGGGCCGCTGCTGCAACGCCCGCGCGTCGCGATCCTGACCGACGAGACGGTGGCGGCGCGGCATCTCGAGGCCTTCCGCGCCGGGCTCGGGCCCATCGAGGCGCCGGCGCTGGCGCTGCCCGCGGGCGAGGCGACGAAATGCTGGGAACAGTTCGGCCGCGCCGTCGAATGGCTGATCGAAGAGAAGATCGAGCGGCGCGATATCGTGGTCGCGCTTGGCGGCGGGGTGATCGGTGATCTGGCGGGCTTCGCCGCCGCCGTGCTGCGCCGGGGCGTGCGCTTCGTGCAGGTGCCGACGACGCTTCTGGCCCAGGTCGACAGTTCGGTCGGCGGCAAGACCGGCATCAACTCGCCCCGCGGCAAGAACCTGATCGGCGCCTTCCACCAGCCCGCGCTGGTCCTGGCCGATACCGGCGTGCTGGAGACGCTCGCGCCGCGCGATTTCCTCGCGGGCTATGGCGAGGTGGTGAAATACGGGCTTCTGGGCGACGCGACCTTCTTCGACTGGCTCGAGGCGCAGGGCCCGGCGCTGGCGGGGGGCGATACCGCGGCCCGGATCGCGGCGGTGAAACGGTCCTGCGAGATGAAGGCGCGGATCGTCGAGCGCGACGAGACCGAGCAGGGCGACCGCGCGCTTCTGAACCTCGGCCATACCTTCGGCCATGCGCTGGAGGCCGCGACCGGCTATTCCGACCGGCTGCTGCATGGCGAGGGCGTCGCCATCGGCTGCGCGCTGGCCTTCGAGCTGTCGGCGCGGATGGGGCTCTGTTCGCAGGAGGACCCCAGCCGGGTGCGCGCCCATCTCGACGCGATGGGGATGAAGAAGGATCTGGCCGACATTCCGGGCGATCTGCCCGATGCCGAGGCTCTGATCGCGCTGATGGCGCAGGACAAGAAGGTGCTGGACGGCAAGCTGCGCTTCGTTCTTGCCCGCGGGATCGGCGCGGCCTTCGTTGCGCCCGAGGTCGATGCCGGGCAACTGCGCGACCTGCTCGACGAGGCGCTGGCCGGGCGCTGA
- a CDS encoding shikimate kinase: MGTQLKKTVVLVGLMGAGKTAVGTALARRLGAPFLDSDAEIVKAANMTIPEIFARDGEAFFRAREAEVIARLLRSAPGVLSTGGGAFMGAANREAISELGVSVWLDAGLDLLWQRVRHKDTRPLLRTPDPYATLAGFYHERRPVYAQADLAVRADPGYSVEDMAGRVIEALKTRPDVLEAA, translated from the coding sequence GTGGGCACACAGCTGAAGAAGACGGTGGTCCTGGTCGGGCTGATGGGGGCGGGAAAGACGGCGGTCGGCACGGCGCTGGCGCGGCGGCTCGGCGCGCCCTTTCTCGATTCCGACGCCGAGATCGTGAAAGCCGCCAACATGACGATTCCCGAGATCTTCGCACGCGACGGCGAGGCCTTCTTCCGGGCCCGCGAGGCGGAGGTGATCGCCCGGCTTCTGCGCTCGGCGCCGGGGGTGCTGTCGACCGGGGGCGGCGCCTTCATGGGGGCGGCGAACCGCGAGGCCATTTCCGAGCTGGGGGTCTCGGTCTGGCTCGATGCCGGTCTCGATCTGCTGTGGCAGCGGGTGCGGCACAAGGATACCCGGCCGCTTTTGCGCACCCCGGACCCCTATGCCACGCTGGCCGGGTTCTACCATGAGCGTCGGCCCGTCTATGCGCAGGCCGATCTGGCCGTCCGCGCCGATCCGGGCTATTCGGTCGAGGACATGGCCGGGCGCGTGATCGAGGCGCTGAAGACCCGGCCCGACGTATTGGAGGCGGCGTGA
- a CDS encoding tyrosine recombinase: MTPDAARWISTFLEAKAAEQDATANTQLAYGRDLKDFAGFLDRRGGRFETADEAVITAYLVACEAEGLARTTRARRLSAIRQLYRFAYEEGWRPDNPALQIRGPGRTRRLPMTLSHDEVERLIAAAGQSPRDATRNACLMQVLYATGMRVSELVTLPVAAARGDPRMLLVRGKGGKERMVPLTPGAREALTAWLAERDAAEAAAEARGLPASRYLFPGRGRDGHLTRHRFYVLIKEFALAGELDPARVTPHTLRHAFATHLLAGGADLRAIQTLLGHADVATTEIYTHVLDERLRELVLTHHPLARDADPS, translated from the coding sequence ATGACACCGGATGCCGCGCGCTGGATCTCGACCTTTCTCGAGGCCAAGGCCGCCGAACAGGATGCCACCGCCAATACCCAGCTTGCCTATGGCCGCGACCTGAAGGATTTCGCGGGTTTTCTCGACCGCCGTGGGGGACGTTTCGAGACCGCGGACGAGGCCGTCATCACCGCCTATCTCGTTGCCTGCGAGGCCGAGGGGCTGGCCAGGACGACGCGCGCGCGGCGGCTGTCCGCGATCAGGCAGCTTTACCGTTTCGCCTATGAGGAGGGCTGGCGCCCGGACAATCCGGCGTTGCAGATCCGCGGCCCCGGAAGGACGCGACGGCTGCCGATGACGCTCAGCCATGACGAGGTCGAGAGGCTGATCGCGGCCGCGGGCCAAAGCCCCCGCGACGCGACCCGGAACGCCTGTCTGATGCAGGTGCTCTATGCGACCGGCATGCGCGTGAGCGAGCTGGTCACCTTGCCGGTGGCGGCGGCGCGGGGCGATCCGCGCATGCTGCTGGTCAGGGGCAAGGGCGGCAAGGAGCGGATGGTGCCGCTGACGCCCGGCGCGCGCGAGGCGCTGACCGCGTGGCTGGCCGAGCGCGACGCGGCAGAGGCGGCGGCAGAGGCCAGGGGGCTGCCCGCCAGCCGCTATCTCTTTCCGGGCCGCGGCCGGGACGGGCATCTGACCCGGCACCGATTCTATGTGCTGATCAAGGAATTCGCGCTGGCGGGCGAGCTCGATCCGGCCCGGGTCACGCCGCATACGCTGCGTCATGCCTTCGCAACCCATCTTCTGGCCGGGGGGGCCGATCTGCGCGCGATCCAGACCCTGCTTGGCCATGCCGATGTTGCCACCACCGAAATCTACACCCATGTGCTGGACGAGAGGCTGCGCGAGCTGGTTCTGACGCATCACCCGCTGGCCCGCGACGCCGACCCGTCTTGA
- a CDS encoding HlyC/CorC family transporter — MDSPTAVADAALFISASAIIALLLISAFFSGSETALTAASRGKLRARADKGEIGAQTALNITEDNERLIGSVLLGNNFVNILATSLATSLFTRIFGDSGVALATLVMTLVVLVFAEVLPKTYAITNPETAASRVSPLIRLIILILSPVVSAVRVLVRQILALFGVRADPDSQIMAVRDEIAGALQLGHSEGVVEKEDRDRILGALDLGDRTVEEIMLHRSQIEVVDADMSPEAILSQCLESSHTRLPIYKDDPENIIGVIHAKDLLRAVERLMRGPEGAPEKLSEMRVLELARKPYFVPDTTTLDDQMREFLRRHTHFALVVDEYGALRGLITLEDILEEIVGEITDEFDVDSERPLRRSEDGAVLVDGAMTIRDLNRAMDWSLPDDEANTIAGLVIHEAQSIPTPGQVFSFHGFRFEVLQRQANRITRLKIRPL, encoded by the coding sequence ATGGACAGCCCCACCGCGGTCGCAGATGCGGCCTTATTCATTTCCGCCAGCGCCATCATTGCCCTGCTGCTGATCTCGGCCTTCTTCTCCGGCTCGGAAACAGCGCTGACCGCCGCCTCGCGCGGCAAGCTCCGGGCCCGGGCCGACAAGGGCGAGATCGGCGCCCAGACCGCGCTCAACATCACCGAGGACAACGAGCGCCTGATCGGCTCGGTGCTTCTGGGAAACAACTTCGTCAACATCCTCGCAACCTCGCTTGCGACCTCGCTTTTCACCCGAATCTTCGGCGATTCGGGCGTGGCGCTGGCAACGCTGGTGATGACGCTCGTGGTGCTGGTCTTCGCCGAGGTCCTGCCCAAGACCTATGCCATCACCAATCCCGAGACCGCCGCCTCGCGGGTGTCGCCGCTGATCCGGCTGATCATCCTGATCCTGTCGCCGGTCGTCAGCGCGGTGCGGGTGCTGGTGCGGCAGATCCTGGCGCTGTTCGGCGTCCGGGCCGATCCCGACAGCCAGATCATGGCGGTGCGCGACGAGATCGCCGGCGCGCTGCAGCTCGGCCATTCCGAGGGCGTGGTTGAAAAGGAAGACCGCGACCGCATCCTCGGCGCGCTCGATCTCGGCGACCGGACCGTCGAGGAGATCATGCTGCACCGCTCGCAGATCGAGGTGGTCGATGCCGACATGTCGCCAGAGGCGATCCTGTCGCAATGCCTCGAAAGCTCGCATACCCGGCTGCCGATCTACAAGGACGATCCCGAGAACATCATCGGCGTCATCCACGCCAAGGACCTTCTGCGGGCGGTCGAGCGGCTGATGCGGGGGCCCGAGGGCGCGCCCGAGAAGCTTTCGGAGATGCGCGTGCTCGAACTGGCGCGCAAGCCCTATTTCGTGCCCGACACCACCACGCTTGACGATCAGATGCGCGAATTCCTCCGTCGCCACACCCATTTTGCGCTGGTGGTCGACGAATATGGCGCGCTGAGGGGCCTGATCACGCTGGAGGACATCCTCGAGGAGATCGTCGGCGAGATCACCGACGAGTTCGATGTCGACAGCGAGCGCCCGCTGCGCCGGAGCGAGGACGGGGCGGTTCTGGTCGACGGGGCGATGACGATCCGCGACCTGAACCGGGCGATGGACTGGAGCCTGCCCGACGATGAGGCCAATACCATCGCCGGGCTGGTGATCCACGAAGCCCAGTCGATCCCGACCCCGGGTCAGGTCTTCTCGTTCCACGGCTTCCGGTTCGAGGTGTTGCAGCGTCAGGCGAACCGGATCACCCGGCTGAAGATCCGTCCGCTGTAG
- a CDS encoding invasion associated locus B family protein: MMAAIAAPALAQEAPAQPEGNAAPAQVDSTPAGDLQMGEKEAQQPPQAFVKDTFKDWRVVCVEINERESCNMQQLMRDSDDNAVAQVSVAPMPPAAAPRVAAVEIATPLETLLSEDLRIQIDSSQAKRYRFSFCTPQACVARFALSAEDLAAFKGGKEASVTIVPLAAPDQQADIKMSLSGFTAAFDDALSTMSGN; the protein is encoded by the coding sequence ATGATGGCCGCGATCGCGGCGCCGGCTCTGGCCCAGGAGGCCCCGGCCCAGCCCGAGGGCAACGCGGCTCCGGCCCAGGTCGACAGCACTCCGGCCGGAGACTTGCAGATGGGCGAGAAAGAGGCACAACAGCCGCCGCAAGCCTTCGTGAAGGACACCTTCAAGGATTGGCGCGTGGTCTGCGTCGAGATCAACGAGCGTGAATCCTGCAACATGCAGCAATTGATGCGCGACAGCGACGACAATGCCGTGGCGCAGGTCTCGGTGGCGCCGATGCCGCCCGCCGCCGCACCGCGCGTCGCCGCGGTCGAAATCGCGACCCCGCTTGAGACGTTGCTGTCGGAGGATCTGCGGATCCAGATCGATTCCAGCCAGGCCAAGCGCTATCGCTTCTCCTTCTGCACCCCGCAGGCCTGCGTGGCGCGCTTTGCGCTGTCGGCCGAGGATCTGGCCGCGTTCAAGGGCGGCAAGGAAGCCTCTGTCACCATCGTGCCGCTGGCCGCTCCCGACCAGCAAGCCGATATCAAGATGTCGCTTTCGGGCTTCACCGCCGCGTTCGACGATGCCCTGTCGACGATGTCCGGCAACTGA
- a CDS encoding beta-ketoacyl-[acyl-carrier-protein] synthase family protein, translated as MKRVVITGQGTINALGHSVSETLAAFREGRCGIGELDIRDLDRLSIRIGGQVRGYEPEAHFNRQQIALYDRFTQFTLLAARQAVAQSGLTFTDDLSEEAGVVLGTSGGGMNTLDENYRSVYEEGKNRVHPFVVPKLMNNAAASHVSMAYNLKGPSFTVATACASSNHAMGQAFQMIRAGLSRVMVTGGSESMLCFGGIKAWEGLRVMSKDGCRPFSANRNGMVQGEGAAVFVFEEYEHAKARGAEILAEVIGFAMTSDASDIVMPSRQGAARAIAGALRDARLAPGDVGYINAHGTGTAANDKTECAAVADVFGADADRLMMSSTKSMHGHLIGGTGAVELLACIMALREGVIPPTVGYQEPDPECALDVVPNVAREAEVSAVLSNAFAFGGLNAVLALRKV; from the coding sequence ATGAAGCGCGTCGTCATTACCGGTCAGGGCACGATCAACGCGCTTGGCCATTCGGTGAGCGAGACCCTGGCAGCCTTCCGCGAGGGACGCTGCGGCATCGGCGAGCTCGACATCCGCGATCTTGACCGGCTGTCGATCCGGATCGGCGGTCAGGTGCGGGGCTATGAACCCGAGGCCCATTTCAATCGTCAGCAGATCGCGCTTTACGACCGGTTCACCCAGTTCACGCTGCTCGCTGCCCGTCAGGCGGTGGCCCAGTCCGGGCTGACCTTCACGGACGACCTGTCGGAAGAGGCGGGGGTGGTGCTCGGGACCTCGGGCGGCGGCATGAACACGCTCGACGAGAATTACCGCTCTGTCTACGAAGAGGGCAAGAACCGCGTCCATCCCTTCGTCGTGCCGAAGCTGATGAACAACGCGGCCGCCAGCCATGTCTCGATGGCCTATAACCTCAAGGGGCCGAGCTTCACCGTGGCGACGGCCTGCGCCTCCTCGAACCACGCCATGGGGCAGGCCTTCCAGATGATCCGCGCGGGGCTGAGCCGGGTGATGGTCACCGGCGGCTCGGAATCGATGCTGTGCTTCGGCGGCATCAAGGCCTGGGAAGGGCTCCGGGTGATGTCGAAGGATGGCTGCCGCCCGTTCAGCGCCAATCGCAACGGCATGGTCCAGGGCGAGGGCGCGGCGGTCTTCGTCTTCGAGGAATACGAGCATGCCAAGGCCCGCGGCGCCGAGATCCTGGCCGAGGTGATCGGGTTCGCCATGACCTCGGATGCCTCCGACATCGTGATGCCCTCGCGGCAGGGCGCGGCCCGCGCCATTGCCGGGGCGCTGCGCGACGCGCGGCTCGCGCCCGGGGATGTGGGCTATATCAATGCCCATGGCACCGGCACGGCGGCCAATGACAAGACCGAATGCGCCGCGGTGGCCGATGTCTTCGGTGCCGATGCGGACCGGCTGATGATGTCCTCGACCAAGTCCATGCATGGCCATCTGATCGGCGGCACCGGCGCGGTCGAGCTTTTGGCCTGCATCATGGCGCTGCGCGAGGGGGTGATCCCGCCAACCGTGGGCTATCAGGAGCCGGACCCGGAATGCGCGCTCGATGTGGTGCCCAATGTGGCGCGCGAAGCCGAGGTGAGCGCAGTGCTGTCGAACGCCTTTGCCTTCGGCGGGCTGAACGCGGTTCTGGCGCTGCGCAAGGTCTGA
- a CDS encoding acyl carrier protein: protein MSDSVKDKVIEIIAEQAVLEPSDVKMDSTLEDLGIDSLGLVESIFAIEEAFDIQVPFNANEPTESEFDISSVEAIVKAVEGLAAEKQA from the coding sequence ATGTCTGATAGCGTCAAGGACAAGGTGATCGAGATCATCGCCGAACAGGCGGTGCTGGAACCCTCGGACGTGAAGATGGACTCGACGCTGGAAGATCTGGGGATCGACAGCCTCGGCCTTGTCGAGTCGATCTTCGCCATCGAAGAGGCCTTCGACATCCAGGTGCCGTTCAACGCCAACGAACCCACCGAAAGCGAATTCGACATCTCCTCGGTCGAGGCCATCGTGAAAGCCGTGGAAGGCCTGGCAGCCGAAAAACAGGCATGA
- the lpxD gene encoding UDP-3-O-(3-hydroxymyristoyl)glucosamine N-acyltransferase: MSFTIQEIATALGAPAEGDLDFKVTGAAEPTMAAGDQLALAMDPKYADGLAEGGAQAALLWSGADWRAMGLKAAIFAPRPRLAMAGLTRMMDPGPEIGPDIHPTAIIDPSAMIGPGAAIGPYAVIGARARIGANARIAAHAVVAEDVRIGDDVLLMYGVRICARVRIGDRFIAQPGAAVGGDGFSFVTPEKSAVEAVRETLGETGSARQQHYTRIHSLGSVTIGDDVELGANSTIDRGTIRDTSIGSGTKIDNLVQIGHNCQVGEDCLMCGLVGVAGSARIGNRVVLAGQVGVNDNIFVGDDVIAGGATKIFSNAPAGRVLLGYPAMRMETHIEAYKGLRRLPRLFAQVAELQKAVSKLADRD, from the coding sequence ATGAGCTTCACGATCCAGGAGATCGCAACCGCCCTCGGCGCACCTGCCGAGGGCGATCTCGACTTCAAGGTAACCGGTGCGGCCGAACCGACGATGGCAGCCGGGGACCAGCTGGCCTTGGCCATGGACCCGAAATATGCGGACGGTCTGGCCGAAGGCGGGGCGCAGGCCGCGCTGCTGTGGTCCGGCGCCGACTGGCGCGCGATGGGGCTGAAGGCGGCGATCTTCGCGCCGCGCCCCCGTCTTGCCATGGCCGGGCTCACCCGGATGATGGATCCGGGGCCTGAAATCGGACCCGACATCCACCCGACCGCCATCATCGATCCGTCGGCCATGATCGGGCCGGGGGCGGCCATCGGCCCCTATGCGGTGATCGGCGCGCGGGCCCGGATCGGGGCCAATGCCCGGATCGCCGCCCATGCGGTGGTGGCCGAGGATGTGCGCATCGGCGATGACGTGCTGCTGATGTACGGCGTCCGGATCTGCGCCCGGGTCAGGATCGGCGACCGCTTCATCGCCCAGCCGGGCGCGGCGGTGGGCGGCGACGGCTTTTCCTTCGTCACGCCCGAGAAATCGGCAGTCGAGGCGGTGCGCGAGACCCTGGGCGAGACCGGCAGCGCCCGCCAGCAGCATTACACGCGCATCCATTCGCTGGGCTCGGTCACCATCGGCGACGATGTCGAGCTCGGCGCCAATTCGACCATCGACCGCGGCACGATCCGCGACACGAGCATCGGCTCGGGCACCAAGATCGACAACCTCGTGCAGATCGGCCACAACTGCCAGGTCGGTGAAGACTGCCTGATGTGCGGCCTGGTCGGCGTTGCCGGCTCGGCCCGGATCGGCAACCGCGTGGTGCTGGCCGGGCAGGTCGGCGTCAATGACAACATCTTCGTCGGCGACGACGTGATCGCGGGGGGCGCGACCAAGATCTTTTCCAATGCGCCGGCCGGCCGGGTGCTGCTGGGCTATCCCGCGATGCGGATGGAAACCCATATCGAAGCCTACAAGGGCCTGCGCCGCCTGCCACGGCTTTTCGCACAGGTGGCCGAGCTGCAAAAAGCGGTTTCAAAGCTGGCCGATAGAGACTAA